From one Sesamum indicum cultivar Zhongzhi No. 13 linkage group LG13, S_indicum_v1.0, whole genome shotgun sequence genomic stretch:
- the LOC105176074 gene encoding histone deacetylase 15 isoform X1, protein MSQLEEGETERCLKNGESAPSSNVDVQSEAANVSASKSFFKQNLVEQGLFRACGAVCFLFTMMGGLMKQKNAKRKSDMTLEEMYNGQHGFEDDEDDDSDWEPSALPDHHVVEVPKWFCLNCTMVNIGDDLHCDVCGEHRESGILKRGHLASPFYGAEGLTEDDAHAADGLQGPSLQSFPSDNATAIGFDERMLLHEEVVMKSHPHPERPDRIRAIAASLAAAGIFPGRCYPISAREITREELLMVHSVENIEAVELTSHVLSSYFTPDTYANQYSASAARLAAGLCFDLAAAICSGSAKNGFALVRPPGHHAGVRQAMGFCLHNNAAVAASAAQIAGAKKVLIIDWDVHHGNGTQEIFEKNKSVLYVSLHRHEGGKFYPGTGSAYEIGVMGAEGYCVNVPWSCGGVGDNDYVFAFQQVVLPIASEFDPDFTIISAGFDAARGDPLGCCDVTPTGYAQMTHMCSALSGGKLLVILEGGYNLRSISSSATAVIKVLLGESPRHDVEQVMPTKAGLRTVLEVLKIQLNYWPSLESRFLKLQSEWGWYALQEKKHKKKRGWAKVPTWWKWGPKRWLYRLWCKKLS, encoded by the exons ATGAGTcaattggaagagggagagacTGAAAGGTGTCTTAAGAATGGAGAGTCAGCGCCCAGTTCCAATGTGGATGTGCAGTCCGAAGCTGCTAACGTCTCCGCAAGCAAATCATTTTTTAAGCAAAATCTAGTGGAACAA GGATTGTTTCGTGCTTGCGGCGCAGTGTGCTTCTTGTTTACTATGATGGGGGGTTTAATGAAGCAGAAAAACGCCAAGAGGAAGAGTGATATGACTCTAGAAGAAATGTACAACGGCCAACATGGTTTTGAAGATGACGAGGATGATGACAGTGACTGGGAGCCCTCTGCTCTACCGGACCATCATGTGGTCGAGGTCCCGAAGTGGTTTTGCCTCAATTGCACTATGGTTAACATTGGGGATGACTTACATTGCGAT GTATGTGGTGAACATAGGGAATCTGGAATCCTAAAGCGTGGCCATTTGGCTTCTCCCTTTTATGGAGCAGAAGGTCTCACTGAAGATGATGCACATGCAGCTGATGGACTCCAAG GTCCTAGCTTACAAAGTTTTCCATCAGACAATGCTACTGCCATAGGATTTGATGAGAGAATGCTGCTTCATGAAGAA GTTGTCATGAAGTCTCATCCCCATCCAGAAAGACCTGACCGTATTCGAGCCATTGCTGCTAGCCTTGCAGCTGCAG GTATATTTCCAGGAAGGTGCTATCCAATCTCAGCCAGAGAAATTACACGAGAAGAACTCCTGATG GTCCACTCTGTCGAGAATATTGAAGCTGTTGAACTTACAAGCCATGTTCTTTCTAG CTATTTCACACCTGATACATATGCGAATCAGTATTCAGCAAGCGCTGCAAGGCTTGCTGCTGGTTTATGTTTTGATCTTGCTGCAGCTATATGTTCTGGAAGTGCCAAAAATGGTTTTGCTTTG GTTCGTCCTCCTGGTCATCATGCTGGTGTAAGACAGGCCATGGGTTTTTGCCTTCACAACAATGCAGCTGTTGCTGCATCAGCAGCTCAGATTGCAGGAGCTAAGAAGGTCTTGATCATTGACTGG GATGTACATCATGGCAATGGTACAcaagaaatatttgagaaaaataaatcg gTTTTGTATGTATCCTTGCATAGACATGAGGGTGGAAAGTTTTATCCGGGTACCGGATCTGCTTATGAG ATTGGCGTGATGGGTGCAGAAGGATATTGTGTAAACGTTCCTTGGAGTTGTGGAGGAGTTGGTGACAACGACTATGTTTTTGCATTTCAGCAAGTTGTGCTTCCTATAG CTTCTGAGTTCGACCCAGATTTTACGATAATTTCTGCTGGATTTGATGCTGCAAGGGGTGACCCGCTTGGCTGCTGTGAT gTTACTCCTACCGGCTATGCACAGATGACCCATATGTGCAGTGCACTATCTGGTGGAAAGCTACTGGTTATCCTTGAGGGCGG GTATAATCTTCGATCAATATCATCCTCCGCTACAGCAGTTATTAAG GTCTTACTTGGGGAAAGTCCAAGGCATGATGTGGAGCAAGTAATGCCCACTAAGGCTGGATTACGAACTGTTCTCGAAGTACTGAAAATTCAGTTAAACTATTGGCCATCGCTGGAATCCAGGTTTTTAAAGTTGCAGTCAGAATGGGGATGGTATGCCTTGCAGGAGAAAA AACACAAAAAGAAGAGGGGATGGGCAAAGGTGCCAACCTGGTGGAAATGGGGACCAAAAAGGTGGTTGTATAGGCTCTGGTGCAAGAAGCTTTCTTAA
- the LOC105176074 gene encoding histone deacetylase 15 isoform X4, with product MSQLEEGETERCLKNGESAPSSNVDVQSEAANVSASKSFFKQNLVEQQKNAKRKSDMTLEEMYNGQHGFEDDEDDDSDWEPSALPDHHVVEVPKWFCLNCTMVNIGDDLHCDVCGEHRESGILKRGHLASPFYGAEGLTEDDAHAADGLQGPSLQSFPSDNATAIGFDERMLLHEEVVMKSHPHPERPDRIRAIAASLAAAGIFPGRCYPISAREITREELLMVHSVENIEAVELTSHVLSSYFTPDTYANQYSASAARLAAGLCFDLAAAICSGSAKNGFALVRPPGHHAGVRQAMGFCLHNNAAVAASAAQIAGAKKVLIIDWDVHHGNGTQEIFEKNKSVLYVSLHRHEGGKFYPGTGSAYEIGVMGAEGYCVNVPWSCGGVGDNDYVFAFQQVVLPIASEFDPDFTIISAGFDAARGDPLGCCDVTPTGYAQMTHMCSALSGGKLLVILEGGYNLRSISSSATAVIKVLLGESPRHDVEQVMPTKAGLRTVLEVLKIQLNYWPSLESRFLKLQSEWGWYALQEKKHKKKRGWAKVPTWWKWGPKRWLYRLWCKKLS from the exons ATGAGTcaattggaagagggagagacTGAAAGGTGTCTTAAGAATGGAGAGTCAGCGCCCAGTTCCAATGTGGATGTGCAGTCCGAAGCTGCTAACGTCTCCGCAAGCAAATCATTTTTTAAGCAAAATCTAGTGGAACAA CAGAAAAACGCCAAGAGGAAGAGTGATATGACTCTAGAAGAAATGTACAACGGCCAACATGGTTTTGAAGATGACGAGGATGATGACAGTGACTGGGAGCCCTCTGCTCTACCGGACCATCATGTGGTCGAGGTCCCGAAGTGGTTTTGCCTCAATTGCACTATGGTTAACATTGGGGATGACTTACATTGCGAT GTATGTGGTGAACATAGGGAATCTGGAATCCTAAAGCGTGGCCATTTGGCTTCTCCCTTTTATGGAGCAGAAGGTCTCACTGAAGATGATGCACATGCAGCTGATGGACTCCAAG GTCCTAGCTTACAAAGTTTTCCATCAGACAATGCTACTGCCATAGGATTTGATGAGAGAATGCTGCTTCATGAAGAA GTTGTCATGAAGTCTCATCCCCATCCAGAAAGACCTGACCGTATTCGAGCCATTGCTGCTAGCCTTGCAGCTGCAG GTATATTTCCAGGAAGGTGCTATCCAATCTCAGCCAGAGAAATTACACGAGAAGAACTCCTGATG GTCCACTCTGTCGAGAATATTGAAGCTGTTGAACTTACAAGCCATGTTCTTTCTAG CTATTTCACACCTGATACATATGCGAATCAGTATTCAGCAAGCGCTGCAAGGCTTGCTGCTGGTTTATGTTTTGATCTTGCTGCAGCTATATGTTCTGGAAGTGCCAAAAATGGTTTTGCTTTG GTTCGTCCTCCTGGTCATCATGCTGGTGTAAGACAGGCCATGGGTTTTTGCCTTCACAACAATGCAGCTGTTGCTGCATCAGCAGCTCAGATTGCAGGAGCTAAGAAGGTCTTGATCATTGACTGG GATGTACATCATGGCAATGGTACAcaagaaatatttgagaaaaataaatcg gTTTTGTATGTATCCTTGCATAGACATGAGGGTGGAAAGTTTTATCCGGGTACCGGATCTGCTTATGAG ATTGGCGTGATGGGTGCAGAAGGATATTGTGTAAACGTTCCTTGGAGTTGTGGAGGAGTTGGTGACAACGACTATGTTTTTGCATTTCAGCAAGTTGTGCTTCCTATAG CTTCTGAGTTCGACCCAGATTTTACGATAATTTCTGCTGGATTTGATGCTGCAAGGGGTGACCCGCTTGGCTGCTGTGAT gTTACTCCTACCGGCTATGCACAGATGACCCATATGTGCAGTGCACTATCTGGTGGAAAGCTACTGGTTATCCTTGAGGGCGG GTATAATCTTCGATCAATATCATCCTCCGCTACAGCAGTTATTAAG GTCTTACTTGGGGAAAGTCCAAGGCATGATGTGGAGCAAGTAATGCCCACTAAGGCTGGATTACGAACTGTTCTCGAAGTACTGAAAATTCAGTTAAACTATTGGCCATCGCTGGAATCCAGGTTTTTAAAGTTGCAGTCAGAATGGGGATGGTATGCCTTGCAGGAGAAAA AACACAAAAAGAAGAGGGGATGGGCAAAGGTGCCAACCTGGTGGAAATGGGGACCAAAAAGGTGGTTGTATAGGCTCTGGTGCAAGAAGCTTTCTTAA
- the LOC105176074 gene encoding histone deacetylase 15 isoform X8 codes for MSQLEEGETERCLKNGESAPSSNVDVQSEAANVSASKSFFKQNLVEQGLFRACGAVCFLFTMMGGLMKQKNAKRKSDMTLEEMYNGQHGFEDDEDDDSDWEPSALPDHHVVEVPKWFCLNCTMVNIGDDLHCDVCGEHRESGILKRGHLASPFYGAEGLTEDDAHAADGLQGPSLQSFPSDNATAIGFDERMLLHEEVVMKSHPHPERPDRIRAIAASLAAAGIFPGRCYPISAREITREELLMVHSVENIEAVELTSHVLSSYFTPDTYANQYSASAARLAAGLCFDLAAAICSGSAKNGFALVRPPGHHAGVRQAMGFCLHNNAAVAASAAQIAGAKKVLIIDWDVHHGNGTQEIFEKNKSVLYVSLHRHEGGKFYPGTGSAYEIGVMGAEGYCVNVPWSCGGVGDNDYVFAFQQVVLPIASEFDPDFTIISAGFDAARGDPLGCCDVTPTGYAQMTHMCSALSGGKLLVILEGGYNLRSISSSATAVIKVTGPINSYCEYDE; via the exons ATGAGTcaattggaagagggagagacTGAAAGGTGTCTTAAGAATGGAGAGTCAGCGCCCAGTTCCAATGTGGATGTGCAGTCCGAAGCTGCTAACGTCTCCGCAAGCAAATCATTTTTTAAGCAAAATCTAGTGGAACAA GGATTGTTTCGTGCTTGCGGCGCAGTGTGCTTCTTGTTTACTATGATGGGGGGTTTAATGAAGCAGAAAAACGCCAAGAGGAAGAGTGATATGACTCTAGAAGAAATGTACAACGGCCAACATGGTTTTGAAGATGACGAGGATGATGACAGTGACTGGGAGCCCTCTGCTCTACCGGACCATCATGTGGTCGAGGTCCCGAAGTGGTTTTGCCTCAATTGCACTATGGTTAACATTGGGGATGACTTACATTGCGAT GTATGTGGTGAACATAGGGAATCTGGAATCCTAAAGCGTGGCCATTTGGCTTCTCCCTTTTATGGAGCAGAAGGTCTCACTGAAGATGATGCACATGCAGCTGATGGACTCCAAG GTCCTAGCTTACAAAGTTTTCCATCAGACAATGCTACTGCCATAGGATTTGATGAGAGAATGCTGCTTCATGAAGAA GTTGTCATGAAGTCTCATCCCCATCCAGAAAGACCTGACCGTATTCGAGCCATTGCTGCTAGCCTTGCAGCTGCAG GTATATTTCCAGGAAGGTGCTATCCAATCTCAGCCAGAGAAATTACACGAGAAGAACTCCTGATG GTCCACTCTGTCGAGAATATTGAAGCTGTTGAACTTACAAGCCATGTTCTTTCTAG CTATTTCACACCTGATACATATGCGAATCAGTATTCAGCAAGCGCTGCAAGGCTTGCTGCTGGTTTATGTTTTGATCTTGCTGCAGCTATATGTTCTGGAAGTGCCAAAAATGGTTTTGCTTTG GTTCGTCCTCCTGGTCATCATGCTGGTGTAAGACAGGCCATGGGTTTTTGCCTTCACAACAATGCAGCTGTTGCTGCATCAGCAGCTCAGATTGCAGGAGCTAAGAAGGTCTTGATCATTGACTGG GATGTACATCATGGCAATGGTACAcaagaaatatttgagaaaaataaatcg gTTTTGTATGTATCCTTGCATAGACATGAGGGTGGAAAGTTTTATCCGGGTACCGGATCTGCTTATGAG ATTGGCGTGATGGGTGCAGAAGGATATTGTGTAAACGTTCCTTGGAGTTGTGGAGGAGTTGGTGACAACGACTATGTTTTTGCATTTCAGCAAGTTGTGCTTCCTATAG CTTCTGAGTTCGACCCAGATTTTACGATAATTTCTGCTGGATTTGATGCTGCAAGGGGTGACCCGCTTGGCTGCTGTGAT gTTACTCCTACCGGCTATGCACAGATGACCCATATGTGCAGTGCACTATCTGGTGGAAAGCTACTGGTTATCCTTGAGGGCGG GTATAATCTTCGATCAATATCATCCTCCGCTACAGCAGTTATTAAG GTGACGGGGCCTATTAATTCTTACTGTGAATATGATGAATGA
- the LOC105176074 gene encoding histone deacetylase 15 isoform X5 codes for MSQLEEGETERCLKNGESAPSSNVDVQSEAANVSASKSFFKQNLVEQKNAKRKSDMTLEEMYNGQHGFEDDEDDDSDWEPSALPDHHVVEVPKWFCLNCTMVNIGDDLHCDVCGEHRESGILKRGHLASPFYGAEGLTEDDAHAADGLQGPSLQSFPSDNATAIGFDERMLLHEEVVMKSHPHPERPDRIRAIAASLAAAGIFPGRCYPISAREITREELLMVHSVENIEAVELTSHVLSSYFTPDTYANQYSASAARLAAGLCFDLAAAICSGSAKNGFALVRPPGHHAGVRQAMGFCLHNNAAVAASAAQIAGAKKVLIIDWDVHHGNGTQEIFEKNKSVLYVSLHRHEGGKFYPGTGSAYEIGVMGAEGYCVNVPWSCGGVGDNDYVFAFQQVVLPIASEFDPDFTIISAGFDAARGDPLGCCDVTPTGYAQMTHMCSALSGGKLLVILEGGYNLRSISSSATAVIKVLLGESPRHDVEQVMPTKAGLRTVLEVLKIQLNYWPSLESRFLKLQSEWGWYALQEKKHKKKRGWAKVPTWWKWGPKRWLYRLWCKKLS; via the exons ATGAGTcaattggaagagggagagacTGAAAGGTGTCTTAAGAATGGAGAGTCAGCGCCCAGTTCCAATGTGGATGTGCAGTCCGAAGCTGCTAACGTCTCCGCAAGCAAATCATTTTTTAAGCAAAATCTAGTGGAACAA AAAAACGCCAAGAGGAAGAGTGATATGACTCTAGAAGAAATGTACAACGGCCAACATGGTTTTGAAGATGACGAGGATGATGACAGTGACTGGGAGCCCTCTGCTCTACCGGACCATCATGTGGTCGAGGTCCCGAAGTGGTTTTGCCTCAATTGCACTATGGTTAACATTGGGGATGACTTACATTGCGAT GTATGTGGTGAACATAGGGAATCTGGAATCCTAAAGCGTGGCCATTTGGCTTCTCCCTTTTATGGAGCAGAAGGTCTCACTGAAGATGATGCACATGCAGCTGATGGACTCCAAG GTCCTAGCTTACAAAGTTTTCCATCAGACAATGCTACTGCCATAGGATTTGATGAGAGAATGCTGCTTCATGAAGAA GTTGTCATGAAGTCTCATCCCCATCCAGAAAGACCTGACCGTATTCGAGCCATTGCTGCTAGCCTTGCAGCTGCAG GTATATTTCCAGGAAGGTGCTATCCAATCTCAGCCAGAGAAATTACACGAGAAGAACTCCTGATG GTCCACTCTGTCGAGAATATTGAAGCTGTTGAACTTACAAGCCATGTTCTTTCTAG CTATTTCACACCTGATACATATGCGAATCAGTATTCAGCAAGCGCTGCAAGGCTTGCTGCTGGTTTATGTTTTGATCTTGCTGCAGCTATATGTTCTGGAAGTGCCAAAAATGGTTTTGCTTTG GTTCGTCCTCCTGGTCATCATGCTGGTGTAAGACAGGCCATGGGTTTTTGCCTTCACAACAATGCAGCTGTTGCTGCATCAGCAGCTCAGATTGCAGGAGCTAAGAAGGTCTTGATCATTGACTGG GATGTACATCATGGCAATGGTACAcaagaaatatttgagaaaaataaatcg gTTTTGTATGTATCCTTGCATAGACATGAGGGTGGAAAGTTTTATCCGGGTACCGGATCTGCTTATGAG ATTGGCGTGATGGGTGCAGAAGGATATTGTGTAAACGTTCCTTGGAGTTGTGGAGGAGTTGGTGACAACGACTATGTTTTTGCATTTCAGCAAGTTGTGCTTCCTATAG CTTCTGAGTTCGACCCAGATTTTACGATAATTTCTGCTGGATTTGATGCTGCAAGGGGTGACCCGCTTGGCTGCTGTGAT gTTACTCCTACCGGCTATGCACAGATGACCCATATGTGCAGTGCACTATCTGGTGGAAAGCTACTGGTTATCCTTGAGGGCGG GTATAATCTTCGATCAATATCATCCTCCGCTACAGCAGTTATTAAG GTCTTACTTGGGGAAAGTCCAAGGCATGATGTGGAGCAAGTAATGCCCACTAAGGCTGGATTACGAACTGTTCTCGAAGTACTGAAAATTCAGTTAAACTATTGGCCATCGCTGGAATCCAGGTTTTTAAAGTTGCAGTCAGAATGGGGATGGTATGCCTTGCAGGAGAAAA AACACAAAAAGAAGAGGGGATGGGCAAAGGTGCCAACCTGGTGGAAATGGGGACCAAAAAGGTGGTTGTATAGGCTCTGGTGCAAGAAGCTTTCTTAA
- the LOC105176074 gene encoding histone deacetylase 15 isoform X3 codes for MSQLEEGETERCLKNGESAPSSNVDVQSEAANVSASKSFFKQNLVEQGLFRACGAVCFLFTMMGGLMKQKNAKRKSDMTLEEMYNGQHGFEDDEDDDSDWEPSALPDHHVVEVPKWFCLNCTMVNIGDDLHCDVCGEHRESGILKRGHLASPFYGAEGLTEDDAHAADGLQGPSLQSFPSDNATAIGFDERMLLHEEVVMKSHPHPERPDRIRAIAASLAAAGIFPGRCYPISAREITREELLMVHSVENIEAVELTSHVLSSYFTPDTYANQYSASAARLAAGLCFDLAAAICSGSAKNGFALVRPPGHHAGVRQAMGFCLHNNAAVAASAAQIAGAKKVLIIDWVLYVSLHRHEGGKFYPGTGSAYEIGVMGAEGYCVNVPWSCGGVGDNDYVFAFQQVVLPIASEFDPDFTIISAGFDAARGDPLGCCDVTPTGYAQMTHMCSALSGGKLLVILEGGYNLRSISSSATAVIKVLLGESPRHDVEQVMPTKAGLRTVLEVLKIQLNYWPSLESRFLKLQSEWGWYALQEKKHKKKRGWAKVPTWWKWGPKRWLYRLWCKKLS; via the exons ATGAGTcaattggaagagggagagacTGAAAGGTGTCTTAAGAATGGAGAGTCAGCGCCCAGTTCCAATGTGGATGTGCAGTCCGAAGCTGCTAACGTCTCCGCAAGCAAATCATTTTTTAAGCAAAATCTAGTGGAACAA GGATTGTTTCGTGCTTGCGGCGCAGTGTGCTTCTTGTTTACTATGATGGGGGGTTTAATGAAGCAGAAAAACGCCAAGAGGAAGAGTGATATGACTCTAGAAGAAATGTACAACGGCCAACATGGTTTTGAAGATGACGAGGATGATGACAGTGACTGGGAGCCCTCTGCTCTACCGGACCATCATGTGGTCGAGGTCCCGAAGTGGTTTTGCCTCAATTGCACTATGGTTAACATTGGGGATGACTTACATTGCGAT GTATGTGGTGAACATAGGGAATCTGGAATCCTAAAGCGTGGCCATTTGGCTTCTCCCTTTTATGGAGCAGAAGGTCTCACTGAAGATGATGCACATGCAGCTGATGGACTCCAAG GTCCTAGCTTACAAAGTTTTCCATCAGACAATGCTACTGCCATAGGATTTGATGAGAGAATGCTGCTTCATGAAGAA GTTGTCATGAAGTCTCATCCCCATCCAGAAAGACCTGACCGTATTCGAGCCATTGCTGCTAGCCTTGCAGCTGCAG GTATATTTCCAGGAAGGTGCTATCCAATCTCAGCCAGAGAAATTACACGAGAAGAACTCCTGATG GTCCACTCTGTCGAGAATATTGAAGCTGTTGAACTTACAAGCCATGTTCTTTCTAG CTATTTCACACCTGATACATATGCGAATCAGTATTCAGCAAGCGCTGCAAGGCTTGCTGCTGGTTTATGTTTTGATCTTGCTGCAGCTATATGTTCTGGAAGTGCCAAAAATGGTTTTGCTTTG GTTCGTCCTCCTGGTCATCATGCTGGTGTAAGACAGGCCATGGGTTTTTGCCTTCACAACAATGCAGCTGTTGCTGCATCAGCAGCTCAGATTGCAGGAGCTAAGAAGGTCTTGATCATTGACTGG gTTTTGTATGTATCCTTGCATAGACATGAGGGTGGAAAGTTTTATCCGGGTACCGGATCTGCTTATGAG ATTGGCGTGATGGGTGCAGAAGGATATTGTGTAAACGTTCCTTGGAGTTGTGGAGGAGTTGGTGACAACGACTATGTTTTTGCATTTCAGCAAGTTGTGCTTCCTATAG CTTCTGAGTTCGACCCAGATTTTACGATAATTTCTGCTGGATTTGATGCTGCAAGGGGTGACCCGCTTGGCTGCTGTGAT gTTACTCCTACCGGCTATGCACAGATGACCCATATGTGCAGTGCACTATCTGGTGGAAAGCTACTGGTTATCCTTGAGGGCGG GTATAATCTTCGATCAATATCATCCTCCGCTACAGCAGTTATTAAG GTCTTACTTGGGGAAAGTCCAAGGCATGATGTGGAGCAAGTAATGCCCACTAAGGCTGGATTACGAACTGTTCTCGAAGTACTGAAAATTCAGTTAAACTATTGGCCATCGCTGGAATCCAGGTTTTTAAAGTTGCAGTCAGAATGGGGATGGTATGCCTTGCAGGAGAAAA AACACAAAAAGAAGAGGGGATGGGCAAAGGTGCCAACCTGGTGGAAATGGGGACCAAAAAGGTGGTTGTATAGGCTCTGGTGCAAGAAGCTTTCTTAA
- the LOC105176074 gene encoding histone deacetylase 15 isoform X6 — MSQLEEGETERCLKNGESAPSSNVDVQSEAANVSASKSFFKQNLVEQGLFRACGAVCFLFTMMGGLMKQKNAKRKSDMTLEEMYNGQHGFEDDEDDDSDWEPSALPDHHVVEVPKWFCLNCTMVNIGDDLHCDVCGEHRESGILKRGHLASPFYGAEGLTEDDAHAADGLQGPSLQSFPSDNATAIGFDERMLLHEEVVMKSHPHPERPDRIRAIAASLAAAGIFPGRCYPISAREITREELLMVHSVENIEAVELTSHVLSSYFTPDTYANQYSASAARLAAGLCFDLAAAICSGSAKNGFALVRPPGHHAGVRQAMGFCLHNNAAVAASAAQIAGAKKVLIIDWDVHHGNGTQEIFEKNKSVLYVSLHRHEGGKFYPGTGSAYEIGVMGAEGYCVNVPWSCGGVGDNDYVFAFQQVVLPIASEFDPDFTIISAGFDAARGDPLGCCDVTPTGYAQMTHMCSALSGGKLLVILEGGYNLRSISSSATAVIKVLLGESPRHDVEQVMPTKAGLRTVLEVLKIQLNYWPSLESRFLKLQSEWGWYALQEKS; from the exons ATGAGTcaattggaagagggagagacTGAAAGGTGTCTTAAGAATGGAGAGTCAGCGCCCAGTTCCAATGTGGATGTGCAGTCCGAAGCTGCTAACGTCTCCGCAAGCAAATCATTTTTTAAGCAAAATCTAGTGGAACAA GGATTGTTTCGTGCTTGCGGCGCAGTGTGCTTCTTGTTTACTATGATGGGGGGTTTAATGAAGCAGAAAAACGCCAAGAGGAAGAGTGATATGACTCTAGAAGAAATGTACAACGGCCAACATGGTTTTGAAGATGACGAGGATGATGACAGTGACTGGGAGCCCTCTGCTCTACCGGACCATCATGTGGTCGAGGTCCCGAAGTGGTTTTGCCTCAATTGCACTATGGTTAACATTGGGGATGACTTACATTGCGAT GTATGTGGTGAACATAGGGAATCTGGAATCCTAAAGCGTGGCCATTTGGCTTCTCCCTTTTATGGAGCAGAAGGTCTCACTGAAGATGATGCACATGCAGCTGATGGACTCCAAG GTCCTAGCTTACAAAGTTTTCCATCAGACAATGCTACTGCCATAGGATTTGATGAGAGAATGCTGCTTCATGAAGAA GTTGTCATGAAGTCTCATCCCCATCCAGAAAGACCTGACCGTATTCGAGCCATTGCTGCTAGCCTTGCAGCTGCAG GTATATTTCCAGGAAGGTGCTATCCAATCTCAGCCAGAGAAATTACACGAGAAGAACTCCTGATG GTCCACTCTGTCGAGAATATTGAAGCTGTTGAACTTACAAGCCATGTTCTTTCTAG CTATTTCACACCTGATACATATGCGAATCAGTATTCAGCAAGCGCTGCAAGGCTTGCTGCTGGTTTATGTTTTGATCTTGCTGCAGCTATATGTTCTGGAAGTGCCAAAAATGGTTTTGCTTTG GTTCGTCCTCCTGGTCATCATGCTGGTGTAAGACAGGCCATGGGTTTTTGCCTTCACAACAATGCAGCTGTTGCTGCATCAGCAGCTCAGATTGCAGGAGCTAAGAAGGTCTTGATCATTGACTGG GATGTACATCATGGCAATGGTACAcaagaaatatttgagaaaaataaatcg gTTTTGTATGTATCCTTGCATAGACATGAGGGTGGAAAGTTTTATCCGGGTACCGGATCTGCTTATGAG ATTGGCGTGATGGGTGCAGAAGGATATTGTGTAAACGTTCCTTGGAGTTGTGGAGGAGTTGGTGACAACGACTATGTTTTTGCATTTCAGCAAGTTGTGCTTCCTATAG CTTCTGAGTTCGACCCAGATTTTACGATAATTTCTGCTGGATTTGATGCTGCAAGGGGTGACCCGCTTGGCTGCTGTGAT gTTACTCCTACCGGCTATGCACAGATGACCCATATGTGCAGTGCACTATCTGGTGGAAAGCTACTGGTTATCCTTGAGGGCGG GTATAATCTTCGATCAATATCATCCTCCGCTACAGCAGTTATTAAG GTCTTACTTGGGGAAAGTCCAAGGCATGATGTGGAGCAAGTAATGCCCACTAAGGCTGGATTACGAACTGTTCTCGAAGTACTGAAAATTCAGTTAAACTATTGGCCATCGCTGGAATCCAGGTTTTTAAAGTTGCAGTCAGAATGGGGATGGTATGCCTTGCAGGAGAAAAGTTA A